The following are from one region of the Vicugna pacos chromosome 9, VicPac4, whole genome shotgun sequence genome:
- the TTYH1 gene encoding protein tweety homolog 1 isoform X2 has product MGAPPGYRPSAWVHLLHQLPRADFQLRPVPSGFAPQEQEYQQALLLVVALAGLGLGLSLIFIAVYLIRFCCCRHPEPPGAKSLPPGGGCVTWSCIAALLVSCAGIGIGFYGNSETSDGVSQLSSALQHANHTLTAIDHLVLETVERLGEAVRTELTTLEEVLTQRTELVAATRGARRQAEAVAQQLQGLAFWRGVPLSPLQVAEEVSFVEEYRWLAYVLLLLLELLVCLFTLLGLAKQSKWLVIVMTVMSLLVLVLSWGSLGLEAATAVGLSDFCSSPDTYILNLTQEETGLGSDILNYYFLCNQAVSNPFQQRLTLSQRALANIHSQLQGLEREAVPQFPSAQKPLLSLEETMNVTEGNFHQLVALLHCRGLHKDYGAALRGLCEDALEGLLFLLLFSLLSAGALAAALCSLPRAWALFPPSDDYDDTDDDDPFNPQESKRFVQWQSSI; this is encoded by the exons ATGGGGGCGCCCCCGGGCTACCGCCCCTCAGCTTGGGTGCATCTGCTCCACCAGCTGCCCCGCGCCGACTTCCAGCTCCGCCCGGTGCCCAGCGGCTTCGCGCCCCAAGAGCAGGAATACCAGCAG GCCCTGTTGCTGGTGGTGGCCTTGGCAGGCCTGGGCTTGGGCCTCAGCCTCATCTTCATTGCTGTCTACCTCATCCGCTTCTGCTGCTGCCGGCACCCAGAGCCCCCCGGGGCCAAGAGCCTGCCCCCTGGGGGCGGCTGTGTCACCTGGAGCTGCATTGCTGCCCTTCTCGTCAGCTG cGCTGGCATTGGCATCGGTTTCTATGGCAACAGCGAGACCAGTGATGGGGTGTCCCAGCTCAGCTCTGCACTGCAGCATGCCAACCACACACTCACCGCCATTGACCACCTG GTGCTGGAGACAGTGGAGAGGCTGGGCGAGGCTGTGAGGACAGAGCTGACCACCCTGGAGGAGGTGCTCACACAGCGCACAGAGCTGGTGGCTGCCACCCGCGGGGCTCGGCGACAGGCAGAAGCCGTGGCCCAGCAGCTCCAGGGGCTGGCCTTCTGGCGGGGAGTGCCCCTGAGCCCCTTGCAAGTGGCCGAAGAGGTGTCCTTTGTGGAGGAGTACAG GTGGCTAGCCTAtgtcctcctgctgctcctggagcTCCTGGTCTGCCtctttacactcctgggcctggcaAAACAGAGCAAGTGGCTGGTGATCGT GATGACAGTGATGAGTCTCCTGGTTCTTGTCCTGAGCTGGGGCTCCCTAGGCCTGGAGGCAGCCACAGCCGTG GGCCTCAGCGACTTCTGCTCCAGTCCTGACACCTACATCCTGAACCTGACCCAGGAGGAGACCGGGCTGGGCTCAG ACATCCTGAACTATTATTTCCTCTGCAACCAGGCCGTCTCCAACCCCTTTCAACAG AGACTGACTCTGTCCCAGCGAGCTCTGGCCAACATCCATTCCCAGCTGCAGGGCTTGGAGCGAGAAGCTGTCCCCCAGTTCCCCTCCGCGCAG AAGCCTCTGCTGTCCTTGGAGGAGACAATGAATGTGACAGAAGGAAACTTCCACCAGTTGGTGGCACTGCTGCACTGTCGCGGCCTGCACAAG gaTTACGGCGCGGCCCTGCGGGGCCTGTGCGAGGACGCCCTGGAGGGCCTGCTCTTCCTGCTGCTCTTCTCCCTCTTGTCCGCGGGGGCCCTGGCCGCCGCCCTCTGCAGCCTGCCCCGAGCCTGGGCCCTCTTCCCACCCAG TGACGACTACGATGACACAGATGATGACGACCCTTTCAACCCTCAG GAATCCAAGCGCTTCGTGCAGTGGCAGTCATCTATCTGA
- the TTYH1 gene encoding protein tweety homolog 1 isoform X3, with product MGAPPGYRPSAWVHLLHQLPRADFQLRPVPSGFAPQEQEYQQALLLVVALAGLGLGLSLIFIAVYLIRFCCCRHPEPPGAKSLPPGGGCVTWSCIAALLVSCAGIGIGFYGNSETSDGVSQLSSALQHANHTLTAIDHLVLETVERLGEAVRTELTTLEEVLTQRTELVAATRGARRQAEAVAQQLQGLAFWRGVPLSPLQVAEEVSFVEEYRWLAYVLLLLLELLVCLFTLLGLAKQSKWLVIVMTVMSLLVLVLSWGSLGLEAATAVGLSDFCSSPDTYILNLTQEETGLGSGRLQPLSTETDSVPASSGQHPFPAAGLGARSCPPVPLRAEASAVLGGDNECDRRKLPPVGGTAALSRPAQGLRRGPAGPVRGRPGGPALPAALLPLVRGGPGRRPLQPAPSLGPLPTQESKRFVQWQSSI from the exons ATGGGGGCGCCCCCGGGCTACCGCCCCTCAGCTTGGGTGCATCTGCTCCACCAGCTGCCCCGCGCCGACTTCCAGCTCCGCCCGGTGCCCAGCGGCTTCGCGCCCCAAGAGCAGGAATACCAGCAG GCCCTGTTGCTGGTGGTGGCCTTGGCAGGCCTGGGCTTGGGCCTCAGCCTCATCTTCATTGCTGTCTACCTCATCCGCTTCTGCTGCTGCCGGCACCCAGAGCCCCCCGGGGCCAAGAGCCTGCCCCCTGGGGGCGGCTGTGTCACCTGGAGCTGCATTGCTGCCCTTCTCGTCAGCTG cGCTGGCATTGGCATCGGTTTCTATGGCAACAGCGAGACCAGTGATGGGGTGTCCCAGCTCAGCTCTGCACTGCAGCATGCCAACCACACACTCACCGCCATTGACCACCTG GTGCTGGAGACAGTGGAGAGGCTGGGCGAGGCTGTGAGGACAGAGCTGACCACCCTGGAGGAGGTGCTCACACAGCGCACAGAGCTGGTGGCTGCCACCCGCGGGGCTCGGCGACAGGCAGAAGCCGTGGCCCAGCAGCTCCAGGGGCTGGCCTTCTGGCGGGGAGTGCCCCTGAGCCCCTTGCAAGTGGCCGAAGAGGTGTCCTTTGTGGAGGAGTACAG GTGGCTAGCCTAtgtcctcctgctgctcctggagcTCCTGGTCTGCCtctttacactcctgggcctggcaAAACAGAGCAAGTGGCTGGTGATCGT GATGACAGTGATGAGTCTCCTGGTTCTTGTCCTGAGCTGGGGCTCCCTAGGCCTGGAGGCAGCCACAGCCGTG GGCCTCAGCGACTTCTGCTCCAGTCCTGACACCTACATCCTGAACCTGACCCAGGAGGAGACCGGGCTGGGCTCAG GCCGTCTCCAACCCCTTTCAACAG AGACTGACTCTGTCCCAGCGAGCTCTGGCCAACATCCATTCCCAGCTGCAGGGCTTGGAGCGAGAAGCTGTCCCCCAGTTCCCCTCCGCGCAG AAGCCTCTGCTGTCCTTGGAGGAGACAATGAATGTGACAGAAGGAAACTTCCACCAGTTGGTGGCACTGCTGCACTGTCGCGGCCTGCACAAG gaTTACGGCGCGGCCCTGCGGGGCCTGTGCGAGGACGCCCTGGAGGGCCTGCTCTTCCTGCTGCTCTTCTCCCTCTTGTCCGCGGGGGCCCTGGCCGCCGCCCTCTGCAGCCTGCCCCGAGCCTGGGCCCTCTTCCCACCCAG GAATCCAAGCGCTTCGTGCAGTGGCAGTCATCTATCTGA
- the TTYH1 gene encoding protein tweety homolog 1 isoform X1: MGAPPGYRPSAWVHLLHQLPRADFQLRPVPSGFAPQEQEYQQALLLVVALAGLGLGLSLIFIAVYLIRFCCCRHPEPPGAKSLPPGGGCVTWSCIAALLVSCAGIGIGFYGNSETSDGVSQLSSALQHANHTLTAIDHLVLETVERLGEAVRTELTTLEEVLTQRTELVAATRGARRQAEAVAQQLQGLAFWRGVPLSPLQVAEEVSFVEEYRWLAYVLLLLLELLVCLFTLLGLAKQSKWLVIVMTVMSLLVLVLSWGSLGLEAATAVGLSDFCSSPDTYILNLTQEETGLGSDILNYYFLCNQAVSNPFQQRLTLSQRALANIHSQLQGLEREAVPQFPSAQKPLLSLEETMNVTEGNFHQLVALLHCRGLHKDYGAALRGLCEDALEGLLFLLLFSLLSAGALAAALCSLPRAWALFPPRNPSASCSGSHLSEPLFQARLEPVPRLSSFLRCWRRPH, translated from the exons ATGGGGGCGCCCCCGGGCTACCGCCCCTCAGCTTGGGTGCATCTGCTCCACCAGCTGCCCCGCGCCGACTTCCAGCTCCGCCCGGTGCCCAGCGGCTTCGCGCCCCAAGAGCAGGAATACCAGCAG GCCCTGTTGCTGGTGGTGGCCTTGGCAGGCCTGGGCTTGGGCCTCAGCCTCATCTTCATTGCTGTCTACCTCATCCGCTTCTGCTGCTGCCGGCACCCAGAGCCCCCCGGGGCCAAGAGCCTGCCCCCTGGGGGCGGCTGTGTCACCTGGAGCTGCATTGCTGCCCTTCTCGTCAGCTG cGCTGGCATTGGCATCGGTTTCTATGGCAACAGCGAGACCAGTGATGGGGTGTCCCAGCTCAGCTCTGCACTGCAGCATGCCAACCACACACTCACCGCCATTGACCACCTG GTGCTGGAGACAGTGGAGAGGCTGGGCGAGGCTGTGAGGACAGAGCTGACCACCCTGGAGGAGGTGCTCACACAGCGCACAGAGCTGGTGGCTGCCACCCGCGGGGCTCGGCGACAGGCAGAAGCCGTGGCCCAGCAGCTCCAGGGGCTGGCCTTCTGGCGGGGAGTGCCCCTGAGCCCCTTGCAAGTGGCCGAAGAGGTGTCCTTTGTGGAGGAGTACAG GTGGCTAGCCTAtgtcctcctgctgctcctggagcTCCTGGTCTGCCtctttacactcctgggcctggcaAAACAGAGCAAGTGGCTGGTGATCGT GATGACAGTGATGAGTCTCCTGGTTCTTGTCCTGAGCTGGGGCTCCCTAGGCCTGGAGGCAGCCACAGCCGTG GGCCTCAGCGACTTCTGCTCCAGTCCTGACACCTACATCCTGAACCTGACCCAGGAGGAGACCGGGCTGGGCTCAG ACATCCTGAACTATTATTTCCTCTGCAACCAGGCCGTCTCCAACCCCTTTCAACAG AGACTGACTCTGTCCCAGCGAGCTCTGGCCAACATCCATTCCCAGCTGCAGGGCTTGGAGCGAGAAGCTGTCCCCCAGTTCCCCTCCGCGCAG AAGCCTCTGCTGTCCTTGGAGGAGACAATGAATGTGACAGAAGGAAACTTCCACCAGTTGGTGGCACTGCTGCACTGTCGCGGCCTGCACAAG gaTTACGGCGCGGCCCTGCGGGGCCTGTGCGAGGACGCCCTGGAGGGCCTGCTCTTCCTGCTGCTCTTCTCCCTCTTGTCCGCGGGGGCCCTGGCCGCCGCCCTCTGCAGCCTGCCCCGAGCCTGGGCCCTCTTCCCACCCAG GAATCCAAGCGCTTCGTGCAGTGGCAGTCATCTATCTGAGCCCCTCTTCCAGGCCAGGCTGGAGCCTGTTCCCCGTCTCAG TTCCTTCCTCCGCTGCTGGAGAAGACCCCACTGA
- the TTYH1 gene encoding protein tweety homolog 1 isoform X5, with the protein MGWETCTGAGIGIGFYGNSETSDGVSQLSSALQHANHTLTAIDHLVLETVERLGEAVRTELTTLEEVLTQRTELVAATRGARRQAEAVAQQLQGLAFWRGVPLSPLQVAEEVSFVEEYRWLAYVLLLLLELLVCLFTLLGLAKQSKWLVIVMTVMSLLVLVLSWGSLGLEAATAVGLSDFCSSPDTYILNLTQEETGLGSDILNYYFLCNQAVSNPFQQRLTLSQRALANIHSQLQGLEREAVPQFPSAQKPLLSLEETMNVTEGNFHQLVALLHCRGLHKDYGAALRGLCEDALEGLLFLLLFSLLSAGALAAALCSLPRAWALFPPRNPSASCSGSHLSEPLFQARLEPVPRLSSFLRCWRRPH; encoded by the exons ATGGGATGGGAGACTTGCACTGG cGCTGGCATTGGCATCGGTTTCTATGGCAACAGCGAGACCAGTGATGGGGTGTCCCAGCTCAGCTCTGCACTGCAGCATGCCAACCACACACTCACCGCCATTGACCACCTG GTGCTGGAGACAGTGGAGAGGCTGGGCGAGGCTGTGAGGACAGAGCTGACCACCCTGGAGGAGGTGCTCACACAGCGCACAGAGCTGGTGGCTGCCACCCGCGGGGCTCGGCGACAGGCAGAAGCCGTGGCCCAGCAGCTCCAGGGGCTGGCCTTCTGGCGGGGAGTGCCCCTGAGCCCCTTGCAAGTGGCCGAAGAGGTGTCCTTTGTGGAGGAGTACAG GTGGCTAGCCTAtgtcctcctgctgctcctggagcTCCTGGTCTGCCtctttacactcctgggcctggcaAAACAGAGCAAGTGGCTGGTGATCGT GATGACAGTGATGAGTCTCCTGGTTCTTGTCCTGAGCTGGGGCTCCCTAGGCCTGGAGGCAGCCACAGCCGTG GGCCTCAGCGACTTCTGCTCCAGTCCTGACACCTACATCCTGAACCTGACCCAGGAGGAGACCGGGCTGGGCTCAG ACATCCTGAACTATTATTTCCTCTGCAACCAGGCCGTCTCCAACCCCTTTCAACAG AGACTGACTCTGTCCCAGCGAGCTCTGGCCAACATCCATTCCCAGCTGCAGGGCTTGGAGCGAGAAGCTGTCCCCCAGTTCCCCTCCGCGCAG AAGCCTCTGCTGTCCTTGGAGGAGACAATGAATGTGACAGAAGGAAACTTCCACCAGTTGGTGGCACTGCTGCACTGTCGCGGCCTGCACAAG gaTTACGGCGCGGCCCTGCGGGGCCTGTGCGAGGACGCCCTGGAGGGCCTGCTCTTCCTGCTGCTCTTCTCCCTCTTGTCCGCGGGGGCCCTGGCCGCCGCCCTCTGCAGCCTGCCCCGAGCCTGGGCCCTCTTCCCACCCAG GAATCCAAGCGCTTCGTGCAGTGGCAGTCATCTATCTGAGCCCCTCTTCCAGGCCAGGCTGGAGCCTGTTCCCCGTCTCAG TTCCTTCCTCCGCTGCTGGAGAAGACCCCACTGA
- the TTYH1 gene encoding protein tweety homolog 1 isoform X4: MELCAGNRGGGAGVPGFWPVGPHSLVSLPAVQTLASRGWGKAGSSSAGIGIGFYGNSETSDGVSQLSSALQHANHTLTAIDHLVLETVERLGEAVRTELTTLEEVLTQRTELVAATRGARRQAEAVAQQLQGLAFWRGVPLSPLQVAEEVSFVEEYRWLAYVLLLLLELLVCLFTLLGLAKQSKWLVIVMTVMSLLVLVLSWGSLGLEAATAVGLSDFCSSPDTYILNLTQEETGLGSDILNYYFLCNQAVSNPFQQRLTLSQRALANIHSQLQGLEREAVPQFPSAQKPLLSLEETMNVTEGNFHQLVALLHCRGLHKDYGAALRGLCEDALEGLLFLLLFSLLSAGALAAALCSLPRAWALFPPRNPSASCSGSHLSEPLFQARLEPVPRLSSFLRCWRRPH, translated from the exons ATGGAGCTCTGTGCTGGCAAccgagggggaggggcgggggtgcCCGGCTTCTGGCCAGTCGGCCCGCACTCCCTTGTTTCCCTCCCAGCTGTCCAGACGCTTGCGTcccgggggtgggggaaggctgGGAGCTCCAG cGCTGGCATTGGCATCGGTTTCTATGGCAACAGCGAGACCAGTGATGGGGTGTCCCAGCTCAGCTCTGCACTGCAGCATGCCAACCACACACTCACCGCCATTGACCACCTG GTGCTGGAGACAGTGGAGAGGCTGGGCGAGGCTGTGAGGACAGAGCTGACCACCCTGGAGGAGGTGCTCACACAGCGCACAGAGCTGGTGGCTGCCACCCGCGGGGCTCGGCGACAGGCAGAAGCCGTGGCCCAGCAGCTCCAGGGGCTGGCCTTCTGGCGGGGAGTGCCCCTGAGCCCCTTGCAAGTGGCCGAAGAGGTGTCCTTTGTGGAGGAGTACAG GTGGCTAGCCTAtgtcctcctgctgctcctggagcTCCTGGTCTGCCtctttacactcctgggcctggcaAAACAGAGCAAGTGGCTGGTGATCGT GATGACAGTGATGAGTCTCCTGGTTCTTGTCCTGAGCTGGGGCTCCCTAGGCCTGGAGGCAGCCACAGCCGTG GGCCTCAGCGACTTCTGCTCCAGTCCTGACACCTACATCCTGAACCTGACCCAGGAGGAGACCGGGCTGGGCTCAG ACATCCTGAACTATTATTTCCTCTGCAACCAGGCCGTCTCCAACCCCTTTCAACAG AGACTGACTCTGTCCCAGCGAGCTCTGGCCAACATCCATTCCCAGCTGCAGGGCTTGGAGCGAGAAGCTGTCCCCCAGTTCCCCTCCGCGCAG AAGCCTCTGCTGTCCTTGGAGGAGACAATGAATGTGACAGAAGGAAACTTCCACCAGTTGGTGGCACTGCTGCACTGTCGCGGCCTGCACAAG gaTTACGGCGCGGCCCTGCGGGGCCTGTGCGAGGACGCCCTGGAGGGCCTGCTCTTCCTGCTGCTCTTCTCCCTCTTGTCCGCGGGGGCCCTGGCCGCCGCCCTCTGCAGCCTGCCCCGAGCCTGGGCCCTCTTCCCACCCAG GAATCCAAGCGCTTCGTGCAGTGGCAGTCATCTATCTGAGCCCCTCTTCCAGGCCAGGCTGGAGCCTGTTCCCCGTCTCAG TTCCTTCCTCCGCTGCTGGAGAAGACCCCACTGA